Proteins encoded in a region of the Streptomyces sp. NBC_00513 genome:
- the nhaA gene encoding Na+/H+ antiporter NhaA: MAGTRSPFLGLLPLPERQAITRALRTETVGGLVLLGAAVLALIWANSPWSAAYASVRDFHFGIPALGLDLSVGHWTADGLLAVFFLVAGIELKRELVVGELRTPATAALPVIAALCGMAVPAALYLATTTAGGGSSAGWAVPMATDIAFALAVLAVLSTHLPAALRTFLLTLAVVDDLGAILIIAVFFTFDLNLWALVGAAGGLVLFYLLQRLRVRGWWWYVPLGVVTWALMYNGGVHATVAGVAMGLILRTTRDVGEDVSPASRVSHLAHPLSAGIAVPLFALFAAGVSISGPALGAVFTSHEPLGVVIGLVVGKTVGIFAGTYLAARFTRAQLNPDLAWADVLGLSVLAGIGFTVALLIGELAFPGGETGEHVKAAVLVASLIAAVLAAVLLRRRNTVYRRLYEAENTDADNDGIPDVYQHDTAAEGTTARPGPVADSLLTLLPAGLAMAVSSPARPANTGARPRWDILAIYAAAPHSRTGRTWR; encoded by the coding sequence ATGGCCGGCACCCGCTCCCCTTTCCTCGGACTGCTGCCCTTGCCAGAACGGCAGGCGATCACCCGCGCCCTGCGCACCGAGACCGTCGGCGGCCTGGTCCTCCTCGGTGCGGCCGTCCTCGCGCTGATCTGGGCCAACAGCCCGTGGAGCGCGGCATACGCGTCCGTGCGCGACTTCCACTTCGGGATACCGGCCCTCGGCCTGGATCTGTCGGTGGGGCACTGGACGGCGGACGGGCTGCTGGCCGTGTTCTTCCTCGTGGCCGGGATCGAGCTGAAGCGCGAGCTGGTCGTCGGTGAGCTGCGTACCCCGGCCACAGCCGCGCTGCCGGTCATCGCCGCGTTGTGCGGGATGGCCGTACCCGCCGCCCTCTACCTGGCCACCACCACGGCGGGCGGCGGCAGCAGTGCGGGCTGGGCGGTCCCGATGGCCACGGACATCGCGTTCGCCCTGGCGGTCCTGGCGGTGCTGTCCACGCACCTGCCGGCCGCGCTGCGCACCTTCCTCCTCACCCTCGCCGTCGTCGACGACCTGGGCGCGATCCTGATCATCGCGGTGTTCTTCACCTTCGACCTGAACCTGTGGGCGCTCGTCGGAGCCGCCGGGGGCCTGGTGCTCTTCTACCTGCTGCAGCGGCTGCGGGTGCGCGGCTGGTGGTGGTACGTGCCCCTCGGGGTAGTGACCTGGGCACTGATGTACAACGGCGGCGTCCACGCCACCGTGGCCGGCGTCGCCATGGGCCTGATCCTGCGCACCACCCGTGACGTAGGCGAGGACGTCTCGCCCGCTTCGCGGGTCTCGCACCTGGCCCACCCGCTCTCCGCCGGTATCGCGGTGCCGCTGTTCGCGCTGTTCGCTGCCGGGGTGAGCATCTCCGGCCCCGCCCTGGGCGCGGTGTTCACCAGCCACGAGCCCCTCGGTGTGGTGATCGGCCTGGTCGTCGGCAAGACGGTGGGCATCTTCGCCGGAACCTACCTGGCCGCCCGCTTCACCCGCGCCCAGCTCAACCCCGACCTCGCCTGGGCCGATGTCCTGGGCCTGTCCGTACTGGCCGGGATCGGCTTCACCGTCGCCCTCCTCATCGGAGAACTCGCCTTCCCCGGCGGCGAGACCGGCGAGCACGTCAAGGCCGCCGTGCTCGTCGCCTCGCTGATCGCCGCGGTCCTTGCAGCCGTCCTGCTGCGTCGGCGCAACACCGTCTACCGGCGGCTGTACGAGGCGGAGAACACTGACGCCGACAACGACGGCATCCCCGATGTCTACCAGCACGACACGGCTGCCGAGGGCACCACTGCCCGTCCTGGCCCAGTAGCCGACAGCTTGCTCACCCTGCTGCCCGCCGGACTGGCGATGGCCGTTAGCTCGCCCGCGCGCCCGGCTAACACTGGTGCGCGCCCGAGGTGGGACATCCTCGCCATCTACGCGGCAGCCCCCCATTCCCGGACTGGACGGACGTGGCGGTAA
- a CDS encoding universal stress protein gives MTTRQAGSRDIVVGIDPVRDWHLSLAWAADEAQRRRLPLRLVLAVPPQHDTHHVDDTPGQTALRQAGSDRLGQACNWVRDRHPEVSVTGDLLGGFPAPVLGRAARDARMIVLGSRHLSRTAEFFSAGSLVVPVTAQADCPVVVVGDAEHISQQPPYVVAGIDGSASATAALAFAFDEADLRGAALRVVCVWQPPLIMLDDEEVALQAQRTLLSEATAGLSEKYPDVHVTHEVLTGHPVEELARAAEHALAVVVGRRGRGGYTGMRIGSVVHGLLHRAHCPVITIPTE, from the coding sequence ATGACCACCCGCCAGGCAGGATCCCGCGACATCGTCGTGGGCATCGACCCGGTCCGGGACTGGCACCTTTCCCTGGCCTGGGCTGCCGACGAGGCACAACGGCGTCGGCTCCCGCTGCGCCTGGTGCTCGCGGTACCGCCCCAGCACGACACCCATCACGTCGATGACACCCCCGGCCAGACGGCCCTGCGACAGGCCGGATCCGACCGACTCGGACAAGCGTGCAACTGGGTACGTGACCGCCATCCCGAGGTGAGCGTCACCGGTGATCTGCTCGGCGGTTTCCCGGCTCCCGTCCTGGGTCGTGCGGCGCGGGACGCCCGCATGATCGTCCTCGGATCCCGGCACCTGAGCCGCACCGCCGAGTTCTTCAGTGCCGGTTCGCTCGTGGTCCCCGTCACCGCCCAGGCCGATTGCCCGGTCGTCGTCGTGGGCGACGCCGAGCACATCAGCCAGCAGCCGCCCTACGTCGTCGCGGGTATCGACGGCAGCGCGTCCGCCACTGCCGCGCTGGCCTTCGCCTTCGACGAGGCCGACCTTCGGGGGGCTGCGCTGCGGGTCGTCTGCGTGTGGCAGCCGCCGCTCATCATGCTGGACGACGAGGAGGTAGCGCTGCAGGCCCAGCGCACCTTGCTCTCCGAGGCCACCGCCGGCCTGTCCGAGAAGTACCCGGACGTGCATGTGACGCACGAGGTCCTCACCGGCCACCCCGTCGAGGAACTGGCCCGGGCCGCCGAGCACGCCCTGGCCGTCGTCGTGGGCCGCCGCGGCCGCGGCGGCTACACCGGCATGCGGATTGGATCCGTCGTCCATGGCCTCCTGCACCGTGCGCACTGCCCGGTGATCACCATCCCCACCGAATGA
- a CDS encoding CBS domain-containing protein — translation MKHLRSVEDVMTHAVISVDQGTAFKDIVEALRMWNVSALPVLAQDGQVVGVVSEADLLLKPQGTDTAHDTTAEQLMTRPAVTVTKDATIPAAARLMARGHLKRLPVVDGDGRLVGVVSRGDLLKVFLRPDEDIGAEIRELIMYQLIPHGSAEVHVHVANGIVYLNGSLPDPAMEDVVVRAAGTVPGVIDVKTDFTVPVSA, via the coding sequence ATGAAGCACCTGCGCAGCGTCGAGGACGTCATGACACACGCCGTGATCTCCGTCGACCAAGGAACCGCGTTCAAGGACATCGTGGAAGCGCTGCGGATGTGGAACGTCAGCGCGCTCCCCGTCCTGGCACAAGACGGACAGGTGGTCGGCGTCGTCTCCGAAGCCGACCTGCTGCTCAAGCCCCAAGGAACCGACACGGCCCACGACACCACCGCCGAGCAGCTGATGACCCGCCCGGCAGTGACCGTCACGAAGGACGCCACCATCCCCGCCGCGGCGCGTCTGATGGCCCGCGGGCACCTCAAGCGCCTTCCCGTGGTCGACGGCGACGGCCGCCTCGTCGGCGTCGTCAGCCGCGGCGACCTGCTCAAGGTCTTCCTGCGGCCGGACGAAGACATCGGTGCCGAGATCCGCGAATTGATCATGTACCAGCTGATCCCGCACGGTTCCGCCGAAGTACACGTCCACGTCGCCAACGGCATCGTCTACCTCAACGGATCGCTGCCTGACCCCGCCATGGAAGACGTCGTCGTACGCGCCGCCGGCACCGTACCGGGCGTCATCGACGTCAAGACGGATTTCACCGTCCCCGTCTCCGCATGA
- a CDS encoding universal stress protein, producing the protein MKNHVTVGVDGSAESRAAARWAAQEAVLRQVPLRLVHAVDWPLDPVFPGLGRQDVDRWADQALTEAAQELHGRHPNLEITTRCLTARPAAALAAEAADAGLLVLGSRGLGGLVGFIVGSVAMSTLVATDTPVVLVRVADDRDGPGTDSSPEVVVGVDIHEACDRVLTFAFEEADRRDCPLRAVHGWKMPAAYSYVPFFDPDNERDIGRSVTHMVDDMLLPWRHKFPDVNVSHSVFMGSAGDHLVRAAQGAQLVVVGRHVRRSVLGGHLGSVAHAVLHHAAAPVAVIAHG; encoded by the coding sequence ATGAAGAACCACGTGACCGTCGGAGTCGACGGCTCCGCGGAGAGCCGGGCAGCCGCACGCTGGGCCGCACAGGAGGCCGTTTTGCGGCAGGTGCCGTTGCGCCTCGTGCACGCCGTCGACTGGCCCCTGGACCCGGTGTTCCCCGGCCTGGGCCGCCAGGACGTGGACCGCTGGGCGGACCAGGCCCTGACCGAAGCCGCGCAGGAGCTGCACGGGCGCCACCCGAACTTGGAGATCACGACCCGCTGCCTGACAGCACGGCCGGCCGCCGCCCTCGCGGCCGAGGCCGCCGATGCCGGGTTGCTGGTCCTGGGATCGCGCGGCCTGGGCGGCCTGGTCGGCTTCATCGTCGGCTCGGTCGCCATGTCCACCCTGGTCGCGACCGACACGCCGGTCGTTCTCGTTCGCGTCGCTGACGACCGGGACGGCCCGGGCACGGACTCCAGCCCCGAGGTCGTCGTGGGGGTCGACATCCACGAAGCGTGCGACCGCGTCCTCACCTTCGCTTTCGAAGAGGCGGACCGGCGCGACTGCCCGCTGCGGGCTGTCCACGGCTGGAAGATGCCAGCTGCCTACAGCTACGTCCCCTTCTTCGACCCGGACAACGAACGGGACATCGGCAGGAGCGTCACACACATGGTGGACGACATGCTGCTGCCCTGGCGGCACAAGTTCCCCGACGTGAACGTCAGCCACAGCGTGTTCATGGGATCCGCGGGCGATCATCTCGTCCGGGCCGCGCAGGGCGCACAACTCGTCGTCGTGGGACGCCATGTGCGCCGCTCCGTCCTCGGCGGGCACCTGGGCTCGGTCGCCCACGCGGTCCTGCACCACGCAGCAGCCCCCGTGGCAGTCATCGCCCACGGCTGA
- a CDS encoding nitroreductase family protein yields the protein MTATHLDPDTVIQLVGDAVTAPSMHNAQPWKFVFHAGSGALALYGDPERAMTRTDPNHRSLHLGCAAALFNLRVSAAWIGLPVRIQLLPDDAEPWLFATVTIDETAGADRELASLHDAVRRRHTSRYPFSEEPVPTALLDGLWAAAHLEGCRLTVPDTWHIDTVLGLVRDAEHREGIDPLARAETAAWASPTQDASGKRSDGIPAAAFGPKASGGRTPVRDFGWANPIPDRGWAVFEKRPQLALLSTPGDTRADWLRAGQAMERVLLQATADGLATSMTSHPLEWPELRWTVRDPVAATGHVQMVFRLGYGPAGPDTPRRPLTEVLEIRE from the coding sequence GTGACCGCAACCCACCTCGACCCCGACACCGTCATCCAGCTCGTCGGCGACGCCGTCACCGCCCCGTCCATGCACAACGCCCAGCCATGGAAGTTCGTGTTCCATGCCGGCAGCGGCGCTCTCGCCCTGTACGGCGATCCGGAACGCGCGATGACGCGGACCGACCCGAACCACCGCAGCCTCCACCTCGGTTGCGCCGCGGCGCTGTTCAACCTGCGCGTGTCCGCGGCCTGGATCGGTCTCCCGGTCCGCATCCAGCTCTTGCCCGACGACGCCGAACCATGGCTGTTCGCCACGGTGACCATCGACGAAACTGCGGGCGCGGACCGCGAGCTCGCCTCCCTGCACGACGCCGTCCGGCGTCGGCACACCAGCCGGTACCCCTTCAGCGAGGAGCCGGTGCCGACCGCACTGCTCGACGGTCTGTGGGCCGCTGCCCACTTGGAGGGCTGCCGCCTCACCGTCCCGGACACCTGGCACATCGACACCGTGCTCGGGCTGGTACGGGACGCAGAACACCGCGAGGGGATCGATCCGCTCGCCCGGGCGGAAACCGCAGCCTGGGCCTCCCCCACGCAGGACGCTTCGGGCAAGCGCAGTGACGGCATTCCCGCCGCCGCGTTCGGACCGAAGGCTTCTGGCGGCCGCACGCCCGTACGTGACTTCGGCTGGGCCAACCCGATACCGGATCGCGGCTGGGCCGTGTTCGAGAAGCGGCCGCAACTGGCTCTGCTGAGCACCCCGGGGGACACGAGAGCCGACTGGCTGCGTGCAGGCCAGGCAATGGAGCGGGTCCTTCTGCAGGCCACCGCCGACGGCCTCGCCACGTCGATGACGTCACATCCCCTGGAATGGCCGGAGTTGCGCTGGACGGTTCGCGACCCCGTCGCGGCCACGGGACACGTGCAAATGGTCTTCCGCCTCGGCTACGGCCCCGCAGGCCCCGACACGCCCCGCCGCCCGTTGACCGAGGTCCTGGAAATCCGGGAGTAG
- a CDS encoding universal stress protein has protein sequence MESTFRTPDTSSVIVGEDGSESARAAALWAAKEAVRRDRPLHIVYGADTDGSALYLSAETIERVRVNGRALLDDTAKAVSAEYPGLTVTTEFSRAGAVDSLHRAGGLHGTVVVGNRGLGGFNSLMLGSVGLDTAAIAMTPVIVVRGIDGAEETGTVLAAIRDEHDLLIARYAAKEAELHKASLRLLHVWNVLQSVGEVVSMLDGVDEIASGHAEALRAVADVVRGEFPDLEVRADAEKSVSVAGVLVEASRHADLLVMGGRRVPGPLGLARNLGKATHSLLHHAHCPVLLIPRTGSDFGSQS, from the coding sequence GTGGAAAGCACATTCCGCACTCCGGACACCAGCTCGGTCATCGTCGGCGAGGACGGCTCGGAGTCGGCGCGCGCCGCCGCCCTGTGGGCGGCCAAGGAAGCTGTGCGCCGTGACCGTCCCCTGCACATCGTCTACGGCGCCGACACCGACGGCAGTGCCTTGTACCTGTCGGCGGAGACCATCGAACGGGTACGCGTCAACGGTCGGGCGCTCCTGGACGACACGGCGAAGGCTGTGTCGGCCGAGTACCCCGGGCTGACCGTGACCACCGAATTCAGCCGCGCGGGCGCCGTCGACAGCCTGCACCGGGCCGGTGGGCTCCACGGCACGGTCGTGGTGGGCAACCGCGGCCTGGGCGGGTTCAACTCCCTCATGCTCGGCTCGGTCGGACTGGACACCGCGGCCATCGCCATGACGCCCGTCATCGTCGTCCGAGGCATCGACGGGGCCGAGGAGACCGGCACGGTCCTCGCGGCGATCCGCGATGAGCACGACCTCCTGATCGCCCGGTACGCCGCCAAGGAGGCGGAGCTGCACAAGGCCTCGCTGCGGCTGCTGCACGTGTGGAACGTGCTCCAGTCCGTGGGTGAGGTGGTCAGCATGCTCGACGGCGTCGACGAGATCGCGAGCGGGCACGCGGAGGCCCTGCGGGCCGTCGCGGACGTGGTCCGCGGCGAGTTCCCCGACCTGGAGGTACGGGCCGATGCGGAGAAGAGCGTCTCCGTGGCTGGTGTCCTGGTCGAGGCGTCCCGGCACGCCGACCTGCTCGTCATGGGCGGCCGACGGGTCCCGGGGCCCCTCGGACTCGCCCGCAACCTGGGCAAGGCCACGCACAGCCTGCTGCACCACGCCCACTGCCCCGTCCTCCTCATCCCCCGGACCGGCAGCGACTTCGGGAGCCAGTCATGA
- a CDS encoding CBS domain-containing protein, which produces MRHRSIADLMTPTAVTVRRTTAFKEIARLLKEFDITAVPVVDETGHPVGVVSEADLLRRRPAGGAATAEELMTSPAVTARPEWSVVRAARVMQRHRVKRLPVVDEEGRVVGVLSRSDLIQLFLRRDHAIQEEILEDVLTRTLHLAPSAITVEVDDGLVTLSGTMPQPGLLPVVVRLCQSVDGVVDVDNRLTCAESESS; this is translated from the coding sequence ATGAGGCACCGCAGCATCGCGGACCTGATGACGCCCACCGCCGTCACCGTCCGGCGCACGACCGCATTCAAGGAGATCGCCAGGCTCCTGAAGGAGTTCGACATCACCGCCGTGCCCGTGGTCGACGAAACCGGGCACCCGGTCGGCGTCGTCTCCGAAGCCGACCTTCTCCGCCGACGGCCCGCCGGTGGTGCGGCGACGGCCGAGGAGCTGATGACGAGCCCGGCCGTCACGGCCCGACCCGAGTGGAGCGTGGTCCGCGCGGCCCGGGTCATGCAGCGCCACCGGGTCAAGCGGCTACCGGTCGTCGATGAGGAAGGCCGCGTGGTCGGCGTCCTCAGTCGTAGCGATCTGATCCAGCTCTTCCTCCGCCGCGACCACGCGATACAGGAAGAGATCCTCGAGGACGTCCTCACCCGGACTCTCCACCTGGCTCCTTCGGCCATCACCGTCGAAGTCGACGACGGCCTGGTGACGCTCAGCGGCACCATGCCGCAGCCCGGGCTGCTGCCCGTGGTGGTGCGTCTTTGCCAGAGCGTCGACGGGGTCGTCGACGTCGACAACAGACTGACCTGCGCCGAATCCGAGTCGAGCTGA
- a CDS encoding CBS domain-containing protein, with the protein MKRLKVADLMTDEVVSVAPGTGFKDVAKLLAQYDISGVPVLDDEDRVVGVVSQTDLLAHTVSGSHPAEQGITAAGPPTAGDVMSVPAVTVHAEETVADAARLMTRRSIERLPVVDVEDRLVGIVTRRDLLRMFLRPDSEIRRRVTGEVLTEVLGVPPGDIDVHVVDGIVTLGGQVARRSQLPALLSLVERLDGVVAVASRVTARTDDTATHADHARHAMPW; encoded by the coding sequence ATGAAGCGCCTCAAGGTGGCGGACCTGATGACTGACGAGGTCGTCTCCGTGGCCCCGGGCACCGGCTTCAAGGACGTGGCGAAGCTCCTCGCCCAGTACGACATCTCCGGAGTCCCCGTCCTGGACGACGAGGACCGCGTGGTGGGCGTCGTCTCGCAGACCGACCTGCTGGCCCACACAGTGTCGGGCTCCCATCCCGCCGAGCAGGGCATCACAGCGGCTGGGCCGCCTACCGCGGGTGACGTCATGTCCGTGCCCGCGGTCACCGTCCACGCCGAAGAGACAGTGGCTGACGCCGCCCGGCTGATGACCCGCCGGAGTATCGAACGCCTCCCCGTCGTGGACGTGGAGGACCGGCTCGTCGGCATCGTCACCCGCCGGGACCTGCTCCGCATGTTCCTGCGCCCGGACTCCGAAATACGCCGACGTGTCACCGGCGAGGTCCTCACGGAGGTGCTCGGTGTGCCGCCCGGTGACATCGACGTCCACGTGGTGGACGGGATCGTCACCCTGGGCGGCCAGGTCGCGCGCCGGAGTCAGCTCCCCGCACTACTCAGCCTCGTCGAACGGCTCGACGGGGTCGTCGCCGTGGCATCACGCGTCACCGCCCGTACCGACGACACGGCAACCCACGCGGACCACGCCCGGCACGCAATGCCGTGGTGA
- a CDS encoding cation-transporting P-type ATPase: MTSRAIDTPPVGSSAPTGLTQAEAEHRLVQYGRNEVEPPRPTPLHRRVLAQLRDPLIMVLLGAALLTIAIGDHPDAVVIGLVVVFNTTVGVTQEVRADHAVAALSALSAPRARVLRDGAAYELSAALVVPGDSLLLGEGDIVAADADLAEASALLMDESMLTGESEPVAKTTGDTVSAGTVVVRGRGVATATATGSASALGRIAALLDGGHEPTPLQRRLASLGRVLAAVTLALCVLFFALGLVRGLGVSTMAVTAISLAVAAVPESLPAVVTLALALGARRMAARGALVRRLPAVETLGSVSVLATDKTGTLTEGRMVVQRVWTPSGAADVSGSGYEPHGALTRSGRSLTPEQLRPLQELLTTAALCNDASLKPPQSGSDVWTAVGDPMEAALLAAAAKAGCPDPAELHRDCPRTGEAPFDSLRKRMTTLHHLPDGNVLVCLKGAPEAVLVPAVLAESAEVLDQARQQAAELASHGFRVLAVAGTERLQWHPPATETEQGLSLLGLIAISDPPKAAAAATLAACRAAGITPVMITGDHPATAHAIAVRIGLVEEGSADTVVIGPELAAAPDTDLTAVRVFARTDPQQKLDIVHAWRARGAVTAMTGDGVNDGPALRQADIGVAMGARGTEVARQAADLVLTDDELSTVVTAVEEGRRVYDNIRRFLVYAMAGGTAEILVMLAGPLLGLTLPLRAGQILWINLLTHGLTGVAMGAEPAAPEAMRRPPRPPGQHILAAGVWQRLLILAVAVTAFSLIGGIGARAMDLPWQSVLFLSLLGAQLGVALGLRARLLTTQNLSLPASVAASALLAMAALHVPALQSLLDTQPVGWAGAGLATAAALAAFVTARLLRSAFHRKA; encoded by the coding sequence ATGACCAGCCGCGCGATCGACACGCCGCCTGTCGGCTCCTCGGCCCCGACAGGGCTGACACAGGCCGAGGCCGAACACCGACTGGTCCAGTACGGCCGCAACGAGGTGGAACCGCCACGGCCCACACCCCTCCACCGTCGAGTGCTGGCGCAGCTGCGTGACCCGCTGATCATGGTGCTGCTCGGTGCCGCACTGCTGACCATCGCGATCGGCGATCACCCGGACGCTGTCGTCATCGGCCTGGTGGTCGTCTTCAACACGACGGTGGGCGTCACCCAGGAGGTACGGGCGGACCACGCGGTCGCCGCGCTCTCCGCTCTCTCGGCCCCGCGTGCCCGGGTACTGCGTGACGGCGCCGCCTACGAACTGTCGGCAGCACTCGTGGTGCCGGGTGACAGCCTGCTGCTCGGTGAGGGAGACATCGTCGCCGCAGATGCCGATCTCGCCGAGGCGTCCGCTCTCCTGATGGACGAGTCCATGCTCACCGGCGAATCGGAACCCGTCGCCAAGACCACGGGTGACACGGTCAGCGCCGGCACCGTCGTGGTGCGCGGGCGGGGTGTCGCGACCGCCACCGCCACAGGATCCGCCAGCGCCCTCGGCCGGATCGCAGCCCTCCTCGACGGGGGCCACGAGCCGACACCGCTCCAGCGCCGCCTCGCCTCCCTCGGCCGCGTTCTGGCCGCCGTCACCCTCGCCCTGTGCGTGCTGTTCTTCGCCCTGGGCCTCGTCCGCGGTCTCGGCGTGAGCACGATGGCGGTCACCGCCATCAGCCTGGCCGTCGCCGCGGTGCCCGAGTCCCTGCCCGCAGTGGTCACCCTCGCCCTCGCTCTCGGAGCCAGACGTATGGCGGCCCGGGGCGCCCTGGTCCGACGCCTGCCTGCGGTCGAGACGCTGGGCTCGGTGAGCGTGCTGGCCACGGACAAGACCGGAACCCTCACCGAGGGCCGCATGGTCGTTCAGCGCGTGTGGACGCCGTCCGGAGCCGCGGACGTGTCCGGCAGCGGATACGAACCCCACGGAGCCCTGACCCGTTCCGGACGCTCCCTGACGCCCGAGCAGCTCCGCCCGCTGCAGGAGCTCCTCACCACGGCAGCCCTGTGCAACGACGCGAGCCTGAAACCGCCCCAGAGCGGTTCAGACGTATGGACGGCCGTGGGCGATCCCATGGAGGCCGCACTGCTGGCAGCCGCTGCCAAGGCCGGCTGCCCCGACCCTGCCGAGCTGCACCGGGACTGCCCCCGGACCGGAGAAGCCCCCTTCGACAGCCTGCGCAAACGGATGACCACCCTCCACCACCTGCCGGACGGCAACGTTCTGGTCTGCCTCAAAGGGGCGCCCGAGGCCGTCCTGGTTCCCGCGGTGCTCGCCGAGTCGGCCGAAGTCCTGGACCAGGCCCGCCAGCAGGCCGCCGAGCTGGCCTCGCACGGGTTCAGGGTCCTCGCGGTGGCGGGCACCGAACGGCTCCAGTGGCATCCGCCTGCGACCGAGACGGAACAGGGACTGAGCCTTCTCGGCCTGATCGCCATCAGCGATCCGCCGAAAGCGGCAGCCGCCGCCACCTTGGCAGCCTGCCGCGCCGCGGGCATCACACCGGTCATGATCACCGGCGACCACCCCGCGACCGCCCACGCCATCGCCGTACGCATCGGACTCGTCGAGGAGGGTTCAGCCGATACGGTCGTCATCGGACCCGAGCTGGCCGCAGCACCGGACACCGACCTGACCGCGGTCCGCGTCTTCGCCCGGACCGATCCACAGCAGAAGCTGGACATCGTCCACGCCTGGCGTGCCCGCGGTGCCGTGACCGCGATGACCGGGGACGGCGTCAATGACGGCCCCGCCCTCCGCCAGGCGGACATCGGCGTCGCCATGGGCGCCCGCGGCACGGAGGTGGCCCGCCAGGCCGCCGACCTCGTCCTCACGGACGACGAGCTCTCCACCGTGGTCACGGCCGTCGAGGAAGGCCGCCGCGTCTACGACAACATCCGGCGCTTCCTCGTCTACGCCATGGCCGGCGGAACCGCCGAGATCCTCGTGATGCTGGCAGGTCCCCTGCTCGGCCTGACCCTACCGCTGCGGGCGGGGCAAATCCTGTGGATCAACCTCCTCACCCACGGCCTGACCGGCGTGGCCATGGGCGCCGAGCCGGCCGCACCTGAGGCGATGCGGCGCCCGCCCCGACCGCCGGGACAGCACATCCTGGCCGCAGGTGTGTGGCAACGCCTCCTCATCCTGGCCGTGGCCGTGACGGCATTCAGCCTGATCGGCGGCATTGGCGCGCGCGCCATGGACCTGCCCTGGCAGAGCGTGCTCTTCCTGTCACTGCTCGGCGCCCAGCTGGGCGTGGCCCTGGGTCTGCGGGCCCGACTGCTCACTACCCAGAACCTCTCCCTCCCCGCTTCCGTGGCGGCCTCCGCCCTCCTGGCAATGGCTGCCCTGCACGTTCCCGCTCTGCAGTCGCTGCTGGACACCCAGCCGGTCGGCTGGGCCGGCGCAGGGCTGGCCACCGCGGCAGCCCTCGCGGCATTCGTCACCGCCCGGCTCCTGCGCAGCGCATTCCACAGAAAGGCATGA
- a CDS encoding universal stress protein, with translation MSNRITVGLDGSGADTAAADWAAHEAELRGAALELVHAEDWAQYGPFAVPLPEPREQWAEELLSRTRDRLLREHGTLDISTHGTKGLAASKVLASSAADADLLVLGTRGLGAIAGFIVGSTGSATIPETDTPVVLVRSVDGQDSPPGHAGDAGPVVLGVDLRSNCDRLLAFACEEADRRACPLVVVHGWSLPPAFSYAPVLDPGVEKEMADGLETTLSELLRPWEKKYPRLALDARIVIGQPAIQILDAASGAALVVVGRRIRRPALGARIGPITHAVMHHATSPVAVVAHD, from the coding sequence ATGTCGAACCGGATCACGGTAGGTCTGGACGGATCGGGCGCCGACACCGCCGCAGCCGACTGGGCCGCCCACGAGGCCGAACTGCGCGGCGCGGCGCTGGAACTCGTCCACGCGGAGGACTGGGCCCAGTACGGTCCCTTCGCGGTGCCGCTCCCCGAACCGCGTGAACAGTGGGCGGAGGAGCTCCTTTCGCGCACACGGGACCGGCTGCTGCGCGAACACGGCACGCTCGACATCAGCACCCACGGCACCAAAGGACTCGCGGCCTCCAAGGTCCTCGCCTCGTCCGCAGCCGATGCGGACCTGCTCGTGCTCGGCACACGCGGTCTCGGCGCCATAGCCGGGTTCATCGTGGGCTCGACCGGCTCGGCGACCATCCCCGAGACCGACACGCCCGTCGTCCTCGTGCGCTCCGTCGACGGCCAAGACAGTCCGCCCGGGCACGCGGGTGATGCCGGACCGGTGGTGCTCGGAGTGGACCTGCGCAGCAACTGCGACCGGCTCCTCGCTTTCGCCTGCGAGGAAGCGGACCGGCGGGCCTGCCCGCTCGTCGTCGTACACGGCTGGTCGCTCCCGCCGGCCTTCTCCTACGCTCCCGTCCTCGACCCCGGCGTCGAGAAGGAGATGGCCGACGGACTCGAGACCACGCTCAGCGAGCTGCTGCGCCCCTGGGAGAAGAAGTACCCGCGGCTCGCCCTCGATGCCCGCATCGTCATCGGCCAGCCCGCCATCCAGATCCTGGACGCCGCGTCCGGCGCGGCACTCGTCGTGGTCGGCCGGCGTATCCGCCGTCCGGCACTCGGCGCTCGCATCGGCCCCATCACCCACGCGGTGATGCACCACGCCACCTCACCGGTCGCCGTCGTGGCGCACGACTGA